In Halococcus salifodinae DSM 8989, one DNA window encodes the following:
- a CDS encoding D-2-hydroxyacid dehydrogenase, translating into MPTDTDILVLREGTEGLSMAAYAEQLRERLPDTNVELARTPAEERESIRDARVVTGIDLDERLLDAAENLDLFACTFAGTDHVPVDALTERGVAVTNAGGIHAPGIAEQAIGNMLVFARRLHEGWRRKQNREWRHFQSHEFTDSTVTIVGLGAIGEALAQRLQGFEVETIGVRYTPAKGGPTDEVCGFDDEEFHDALARTDYLAIACPLTETTRGLVGGDALATLSPSAVVINAARGGIVDTDALVSALQSEAIRGAAIDVTDPEPLPEDHPLWTLENCLITPHTGGHTPRHWERLAGIVARNVERLDTGEELENAVRVP; encoded by the coding sequence ATGCCCACCGATACCGACATCCTCGTGCTCCGTGAGGGAACGGAAGGACTGTCGATGGCAGCGTACGCCGAGCAACTCCGTGAGCGACTCCCCGATACGAACGTCGAACTCGCCCGAACTCCGGCGGAGGAACGCGAGTCGATTCGGGACGCGCGCGTCGTCACCGGTATCGACCTCGACGAACGACTCCTCGACGCGGCCGAAAACCTCGATCTATTCGCGTGTACGTTCGCCGGCACCGACCACGTGCCAGTCGATGCGCTCACAGAGCGTGGCGTCGCCGTCACGAACGCCGGCGGCATTCATGCACCTGGCATCGCCGAACAGGCCATCGGAAACATGCTGGTGTTCGCCCGGCGACTCCACGAAGGCTGGCGGCGAAAGCAAAATCGCGAATGGCGACATTTCCAGTCCCACGAGTTCACCGACAGCACTGTGACCATCGTCGGTCTCGGTGCCATCGGCGAGGCGCTCGCCCAGCGACTGCAGGGCTTCGAGGTAGAGACTATCGGGGTTCGCTACACGCCCGCAAAGGGTGGCCCGACCGACGAGGTGTGTGGGTTCGACGACGAGGAGTTCCACGACGCGCTCGCGCGGACCGATTACCTCGCCATCGCCTGCCCGCTGACCGAGACGACGCGCGGACTCGTCGGCGGCGACGCGCTCGCAACGCTTTCGCCGTCAGCAGTGGTCATCAACGCCGCCCGTGGTGGCATCGTCGATACGGACGCGCTCGTGAGCGCTCTCCAGTCGGAAGCCATCCGTGGTGCGGCGATCGACGTGACCGACCCCGAACCCCTCCCTGAAGACCATCCGCTCTGGACGCTCGAAAACTGCCTCATCACGCCCCATACTGGTGGCCACACGCCACGCCATTGGGAACGCCTTGCCGGCATCGTCGCGCGCAACGTCGAACGGCTCGATACAGGCGAGGAGTTGGAAAACGCAGTCCGCGTGCCCTGA
- a CDS encoding M24 family metallopeptidase, with protein sequence MPMDVFEQSEYERRIERTKERMLERELDALVITDPSNMNYLAGYDGWSFYVPQAVIVTHERDEPVWVGRGMDANGARATTWLAEENIHSYSDDHVHSPYDLHPMDYVAGLLDDLDAGDGTIGVEMDAYYFTAKSYQRLREKLPEASFEDTTLLVNWIRIYKSEQELEYMRQAARIAENAMQAGLDAVGEGVPEYEVAETIYSALIDGTDDYGGDYPSIVPLLPSGDHTGTPHLTWTDRRFEDGDPVIIELSGCRHRYHSPLARTTFVGDPPEKLTNTAEVVIEGIEAALDAAEPGVTCEEVEQAWREVIQSYGIEKEDRIGYSMGLGYPPDWGEHTASLRPGDDTVLEEDMTFHMIPGIWQDDVGVEISETFHVTATGAETLAEFPRELFST encoded by the coding sequence ATGCCCATGGATGTGTTCGAACAGTCGGAGTACGAGCGGCGTATCGAGCGGACGAAAGAACGGATGCTCGAGCGGGAACTGGACGCACTCGTGATAACTGACCCCTCGAACATGAACTACCTCGCGGGCTACGACGGCTGGTCGTTTTACGTCCCGCAAGCGGTCATCGTCACCCACGAACGCGATGAGCCGGTGTGGGTCGGTCGTGGAATGGACGCCAACGGCGCGCGGGCGACGACATGGCTCGCCGAGGAGAACATTCACTCGTACAGCGACGACCACGTCCACTCTCCGTATGACCTCCATCCGATGGACTACGTCGCCGGATTACTGGACGACCTCGATGCCGGCGACGGGACAATCGGAGTCGAGATGGATGCGTATTATTTCACCGCGAAGTCATACCAGCGCCTGCGCGAGAAGCTCCCCGAAGCGAGTTTCGAGGACACAACGCTGCTCGTCAACTGGATTCGCATCTACAAATCCGAGCAGGAATTGGAGTACATGCGACAGGCCGCGCGCATCGCCGAGAACGCGATGCAGGCCGGACTCGATGCCGTCGGCGAGGGCGTGCCCGAGTACGAGGTCGCCGAGACGATCTATTCGGCGCTTATCGATGGCACCGACGACTATGGCGGCGATTACCCCTCGATCGTCCCGCTGCTCCCCTCGGGTGACCACACCGGCACGCCGCATCTCACGTGGACCGACCGCCGCTTCGAGGACGGCGATCCGGTCATCATCGAGCTGTCCGGCTGTCGCCATCGCTATCACTCGCCGCTCGCGCGCACCACGTTCGTCGGCGACCCGCCTGAGAAGCTGACGAACACAGCAGAGGTTGTCATCGAGGGAATCGAGGCTGCGCTTGACGCCGCCGAACCGGGCGTCACCTGCGAGGAAGTCGAGCAAGCGTGGCGCGAGGTCATTCAGTCGTACGGCATCGAGAAGGAGGACCGCATCGGCTACTCGATGGGGCTTGGCTACCCGCCTGACTGGGGCGAACACACCGCGAGCCTCCGGCCCGGCGACGACACGGTGCTGGAGGAAGACATGACCTTCCACATGATTCCGGGCATCTGGCAGGACGACGTCGGCGTCGAGATCAGCGAAACCTTCCACGTGACCGCGACGGGTGCGGAGACGCTTGCCGAGTTTCCCCGAGAACTGTTCTCGACCTGA